The following coding sequences lie in one Alloacidobacterium dinghuense genomic window:
- a CDS encoding LytR/AlgR family response regulator transcription factor — MNARKSQNKKTIAREMFVQLTHANAEASASSPQGNTTCSTKSKREYTLESTAGDGFYETINTPSLPVARVDDANLIRALQQLEVLAKRQAPRIACKAKGRILFLDLAEIVAVQAEGNYVSLQHRPNPYLLRESLSSIAEKLKPYGFIRIHRSVVVNISAVEEIQPLPTGEYRLRVKNGKNYLVTRLYKDNLRDLAQLWVGSERFPG; from the coding sequence GTGAACGCCCGCAAGAGTCAGAACAAGAAGACCATTGCACGTGAGATGTTTGTCCAACTAACTCACGCTAATGCAGAGGCTTCGGCTAGCTCACCGCAGGGCAATACGACTTGCTCCACCAAGAGCAAACGGGAATACACTCTCGAATCGACAGCAGGGGATGGGTTCTACGAAACTATAAATACTCCATCGCTTCCGGTAGCCCGAGTTGATGATGCCAACCTTATCCGAGCCTTGCAGCAATTGGAGGTTCTAGCAAAACGACAGGCGCCACGAATCGCGTGCAAGGCAAAGGGAAGAATCTTATTCCTGGATTTAGCTGAGATCGTGGCAGTACAAGCCGAAGGCAATTACGTTTCGTTGCAACACCGGCCCAATCCCTATTTGCTGCGGGAATCTCTCTCGTCTATCGCGGAAAAGCTCAAGCCCTACGGCTTTATTCGTATTCACCGCTCGGTCGTCGTAAATATTTCCGCCGTGGAGGAGATCCAACCTTTACCGACCGGAGAGTACAGGCTGCGGGTAAAAAATGGGAAGAACTACTTGGTAACGCGCCTATACAAGGACAACCTCAGAGATCTGGCTCAACTGTGGGTAGGCTCAGAGCGCTTTCCCGGCTAA
- a CDS encoding efflux RND transporter permease subunit, with translation MLSKVIEVCARNRFLVFTGVLLLTLAGIWSLQHVPLDALPDISDVQVIVHTAWAGEPPDVIEDQVTYPIVTSLLAAPHVKAVRAQTMFGDSYVYVVFQDGTDLYWARSRVIEYLQQISGRLPENVHPSIGPDATGAGWVYEYAIVDKSGKHSLADLRTLQDWHLRYALETVPGVAEVATIGGYVRQYQVQLDPNKLLAYGIPLSTVIDKVKMSTNEVGGRLLDLSGAEYMIRGLGYLRSLDDLAMVAVGSKNGTPVLLRDLGTVSFGPDIREGVAEWNGEGETVGGIIVMRQGLNALNVINGVKQKLREIAPSLPPGVQIMPGYDRSGLIDASIKTLQRDLIEEAIIVSVVIIVFLFHFRSALIAILALPIAVLVSFIPMYWLGVTSNIMSLGGIALAIGVLVDASIVMVENGYRHLSERQEHNTEPVSEPERHQILINAAKQVGPALFFSLLIIVVSFLPVFLLEAQEGRMFRPLAWTKTLAVGSSSILAITLVPVLMVMLMRGKLRPEEANPISRFTKAIYLPILKFCLRHRWLTIAVNLIFLVATFPLATKLGSQFMPPLFEGSTLYMPTALPGISIEQAKVLLQQQDRILRSFPEVASVFGAVGRSDSATDNAPLDMYDTTLMLKPREQWPAGMTYDQLIQQMDEKLQFPGLSNTWTMPVENRLDMELTGIKTPLGMKVQGPGVEGIQQLASQIQNVLSGLPEMRSVFAEKVAQGFYINVDVNREEAARYGLTIADVQTAVQSGIGGQSIAENIEGRERYPINVRYQRDFRDSVEQMSKVLIGTPSGAQIPLGQVARVSFSHGPAMIRDEDGALTGYIYIDLKNTDYGGFVSRADKLLHEKLALPANYTFQWSGEYELELRAKQRLQLILPVVFFVIFILLYLVFHSVAEALVLIFPTIYAMSGGLLLQWLLKYNFSVAVAVGYIALFGIAVETGVVMVVYLHEALEHRLKSGKTLTNADIEAAAIEGAVQRLRPKLMTVCAVLASLVPILWESGIGSDVMKPIAAPIVGGMITSTIHVLILVPVFFVMMKERALKRGRLTPLVTSESLVTSQS, from the coding sequence ATGCTCTCGAAAGTCATCGAAGTCTGCGCTCGCAATCGGTTTCTTGTCTTTACCGGAGTGCTGCTGCTTACGCTCGCGGGTATCTGGTCTCTACAGCACGTGCCGTTGGATGCATTACCGGACATCTCTGATGTGCAAGTGATCGTGCATACAGCCTGGGCGGGAGAACCGCCAGATGTCATCGAAGACCAGGTGACCTATCCCATTGTCACCAGCTTGCTTGCCGCGCCGCATGTAAAGGCAGTGCGTGCGCAGACCATGTTCGGCGATTCCTATGTTTACGTGGTTTTTCAAGATGGCACCGACCTCTACTGGGCACGCTCTCGGGTCATCGAGTATCTGCAGCAGATCAGCGGACGCTTGCCAGAGAACGTGCATCCTTCCATCGGTCCGGATGCGACGGGAGCAGGTTGGGTTTATGAGTATGCCATCGTGGACAAGAGCGGTAAGCATAGCCTGGCTGACCTGCGTACCTTGCAGGATTGGCATCTGCGGTACGCGCTGGAAACAGTACCCGGAGTGGCAGAGGTGGCCACCATCGGCGGTTATGTCCGGCAGTATCAGGTGCAACTGGACCCTAACAAACTGCTGGCCTATGGCATTCCTCTCTCCACGGTCATCGACAAGGTGAAGATGAGCACGAACGAAGTTGGTGGGCGACTGCTCGACCTAAGTGGCGCGGAATATATGATCCGCGGCCTCGGCTATTTGCGCTCGCTTGACGACCTCGCGATGGTTGCAGTCGGCAGCAAGAACGGAACGCCAGTGCTGCTACGCGATCTCGGAACGGTGAGCTTCGGTCCGGATATTCGCGAAGGCGTTGCCGAGTGGAATGGAGAAGGGGAAACAGTCGGCGGAATTATCGTGATGCGACAGGGCTTGAATGCTCTGAATGTCATCAACGGCGTCAAGCAGAAGCTGCGCGAGATCGCGCCATCGCTTCCGCCAGGTGTCCAGATCATGCCCGGCTACGACCGCTCCGGCCTCATCGATGCGTCGATCAAGACTCTCCAGCGTGACCTGATAGAGGAAGCGATCATCGTCAGCGTCGTGATTATTGTTTTTCTCTTCCACTTCCGTTCAGCACTCATCGCAATTCTCGCTTTACCCATTGCTGTTCTCGTCTCATTCATCCCCATGTATTGGCTCGGCGTTACCTCGAACATCATGTCGCTCGGCGGGATTGCGCTGGCCATCGGAGTTCTTGTCGATGCCTCGATCGTGATGGTCGAAAACGGCTACCGCCATCTGTCTGAGCGGCAAGAACACAACACTGAGCCGGTATCGGAACCTGAGCGACACCAGATTCTCATCAATGCAGCGAAACAGGTCGGCCCGGCACTCTTCTTTTCATTGCTCATCATCGTCGTTTCCTTTCTGCCCGTCTTTCTTCTGGAAGCACAGGAAGGACGCATGTTTCGTCCATTGGCCTGGACCAAAACGCTGGCTGTTGGTTCGTCTTCCATCCTTGCCATCACGCTTGTGCCGGTTCTCATGGTGATGCTGATGCGTGGAAAGCTGCGTCCGGAGGAAGCCAATCCTATTTCACGTTTCACCAAGGCTATTTATCTGCCGATTCTCAAGTTCTGCCTGCGGCATCGCTGGCTCACCATTGCTGTCAACCTGATCTTTCTTGTCGCAACTTTCCCATTGGCTACAAAACTGGGAAGCCAGTTCATGCCGCCGCTCTTTGAAGGCTCGACCTTGTATATGCCCACGGCGCTTCCGGGGATCTCGATTGAGCAGGCGAAGGTATTGCTTCAGCAGCAGGACAGGATTCTTCGCAGCTTCCCGGAAGTAGCAAGCGTCTTCGGCGCGGTTGGACGCTCTGACAGCGCTACCGACAACGCTCCACTTGACATGTATGACACAACACTCATGCTCAAGCCACGCGAGCAATGGCCCGCGGGCATGACCTATGACCAGCTCATTCAGCAGATGGACGAGAAACTTCAGTTCCCCGGTCTCTCGAATACCTGGACCATGCCGGTGGAGAATCGTCTGGACATGGAACTGACCGGCATCAAGACACCGCTTGGCATGAAGGTTCAGGGGCCAGGTGTGGAAGGCATTCAGCAACTCGCATCGCAGATTCAGAATGTTCTTTCCGGTCTTCCTGAGATGCGTTCGGTCTTTGCAGAGAAGGTTGCGCAAGGCTTTTACATCAACGTAGATGTTAATCGCGAGGAAGCCGCTCGCTATGGCCTGACGATCGCAGATGTGCAGACCGCCGTACAGTCTGGCATTGGTGGGCAAAGTATTGCAGAGAACATTGAGGGCCGCGAGCGCTATCCCATCAATGTTCGCTATCAAAGGGATTTTCGTGACAGCGTCGAGCAGATGAGCAAAGTCCTGATCGGTACTCCATCCGGCGCGCAAATTCCGCTCGGCCAGGTGGCGCGTGTTTCCTTCTCACATGGTCCTGCAATGATCCGCGATGAGGACGGCGCACTGACGGGATACATCTACATCGATCTCAAGAACACCGACTACGGCGGCTTTGTCTCCAGAGCTGACAAGCTGTTGCATGAAAAACTCGCTCTTCCTGCGAATTACACCTTTCAGTGGTCGGGAGAGTATGAACTCGAACTCCGAGCGAAGCAGCGGCTGCAACTGATCCTGCCAGTTGTTTTCTTTGTGATTTTCATTTTGCTTTACCTGGTCTTTCACTCGGTTGCTGAGGCGCTTGTTCTGATCTTTCCCACGATCTATGCGATGAGTGGAGGACTGTTGCTGCAATGGCTGCTCAAGTACAACTTCAGCGTTGCTGTTGCAGTGGGATACATCGCGCTTTTTGGCATCGCGGTTGAAACTGGCGTCGTGATGGTTGTCTATCTTCACGAAGCGCTCGAACACAGACTGAAATCTGGAAAGACTTTGACGAATGCCGACATTGAAGCCGCCGCGATCGAGGGTGCGGTCCAGCGTCTACGGCCTAAGCTGATGACCGTTTGCGCGGTGCTTGCCAGCCTTGTGCCTATCCTCTGGGAGTCCGGCATCGGTTCAGATGTCATGAAGCCGATTGCGGCGCCGATCGTCGGTGGCATGATCACCTCAACCATTCATGTCCTGATCCTGGTGCCAGTCTTCTTTGTCATGATGAAGGAGCGGGCGCTGAAACGAGGAAGGCTTACTCCGCTTGTCACGTCGGAGTCACTGGTTACATCTCAATCGTAG
- a CDS encoding efflux RND transporter periplasmic adaptor subunit codes for MNKYILRTSLVWMTVLAVLAGIWTYRSHWKKQPQMMKTNMPMSGDVQPVAAGPASDMEKSASSMPVMSMPESKDAALVPVQLTPERMQSIGVKTGTVEYKQLSDDIRATGTVDIDERLLSYVQVRFPGYIRKVFANATYQYVRKGEPLFTVYSPDLVATQQEYLLAQQNQKILQSSTVDGVAAGAATLSTAAEQRLEQWEVPASELAKLKETGKPVTDLTIYSPVSGYITERNALPNLYAEPSTRLYTVADLSRVWVNAQIFQDDIGRLKPGDTVAITVDSYPGRTFAGRIEEILPQVDMATRTVRVRLAIANPGLKLKPGMFVNVDVKSNLGRQLVVPAPAVFQSGTRQLVFVDHGNGSLEPREIAVGPRVGDDFVVLKGLTAHQSIVTSANFLIDSESQLQAAAGSFVLPPPGSGGMGTPGNQSQSAQGNIEFTTDPNPPQKGNNLFRVKLTDSKGAVVSGADVSVTFFMAAMPAMGMAAMNATAKLSDKGNGLYEGAGSLGSGGTWRVSITAQKNGQIIATKQLSVDATGGM; via the coding sequence ATGAACAAGTATATTTTGAGAACCTCTCTCGTCTGGATGACCGTCCTGGCAGTTCTCGCAGGGATATGGACTTATCGATCTCACTGGAAGAAACAGCCTCAAATGATGAAGACGAATATGCCGATGTCAGGCGATGTGCAGCCTGTAGCTGCAGGGCCAGCTTCCGACATGGAGAAGTCTGCGTCATCGATGCCGGTCATGTCCATGCCGGAGTCGAAGGATGCCGCCCTGGTTCCCGTGCAGCTTACACCGGAGAGAATGCAGAGCATCGGTGTGAAAACGGGCACAGTCGAATACAAGCAACTAAGCGACGATATTCGCGCGACAGGCACCGTAGATATAGACGAACGGCTTCTCTCGTATGTGCAGGTACGTTTTCCCGGCTATATCCGGAAGGTCTTTGCCAATGCAACGTATCAGTATGTGCGCAAGGGCGAACCGTTGTTCACCGTGTACAGCCCCGATCTGGTAGCGACACAGCAGGAATATCTCCTCGCGCAGCAGAACCAGAAGATATTGCAGTCGAGCACGGTTGATGGCGTAGCCGCAGGGGCGGCAACGTTGTCCACTGCAGCCGAGCAGAGACTGGAGCAGTGGGAAGTGCCGGCAAGCGAGCTTGCTAAGCTGAAAGAGACAGGCAAGCCGGTCACCGATCTCACCATCTACTCACCAGTATCGGGATACATAACCGAACGCAATGCTCTTCCGAATCTTTACGCAGAGCCATCAACCCGGTTGTACACCGTTGCCGATCTCTCCCGTGTCTGGGTCAACGCGCAGATTTTCCAGGATGACATTGGACGGCTGAAGCCGGGCGATACGGTTGCGATAACAGTGGACTCGTATCCCGGACGTACATTTGCCGGCCGGATCGAAGAAATTTTGCCGCAGGTTGATATGGCGACACGTACGGTGCGCGTGCGTCTCGCGATTGCCAATCCCGGCCTCAAGTTAAAACCAGGCATGTTCGTCAACGTTGATGTGAAGAGCAATCTGGGACGCCAGCTTGTAGTGCCTGCGCCTGCTGTCTTTCAATCAGGAACGCGGCAGTTGGTTTTCGTCGATCACGGCAACGGTAGCCTTGAGCCGAGAGAAATTGCAGTCGGACCTCGTGTTGGGGATGACTTTGTTGTGCTCAAAGGATTGACCGCGCATCAGTCCATCGTTACCTCGGCAAATTTCCTCATTGATTCCGAGAGCCAGTTGCAAGCCGCCGCAGGTTCTTTTGTGCTTCCTCCTCCAGGCTCCGGAGGAATGGGCACACCGGGAAACCAGTCTCAATCAGCGCAGGGAAATATCGAGTTCACAACAGATCCAAATCCTCCCCAGAAAGGCAATAACCTCTTCCGAGTAAAGCTCACTGATAGCAAGGGAGCCGTTGTCTCGGGAGCAGACGTGAGTGTGACGTTCTTTATGGCAGCAATGCCGGCAATGGGCATGGCGGCGATGAATGCGACAGCAAAGCTGAGCGATAAAGGCAACGGCCTCTACGAGGGTGCCGGATCGCTTGGCTCCGGAGGGACGTGGCGAGTCTCGATCACCGCCCAGAAAAATGGTCAGATCATCGCCACCAAGCAACTGAGTGTCGACGCGACAGGAGGCATGTAA
- a CDS encoding multicopper oxidase family protein, with protein sequence MRLCAANPAFRPAYKRINGILITLCAVFLVLCPFRVHGEVCARPQAGSVVTEPPDLRSKNGILEINMTAENVKESDGRTRYCFVDDQGRESPSLRVNPGDRIIIHLKNAMTEMPHAAAVAQHAHSHAAGGECASGAMTLVSTNLHFHGLTIPPTCHQDDVLKTSLEPGDTFDYSFRIPDDEAPGLYWYHPHIHGFGKPQLLGGASGALIVEGIERAKKEVAGLPERVLIIRDQDLVNPNSPPSKSEPVVPKFMIDKDGDSANNGTGFGKPAKDLSINYVPVPYPDYPPATIQIKPGEKQLWRLLNASAITYLNIQMLFGHTPQQLGLVAMDGVPIGLGTGNQDALDAVNWQTHLGIPPGSRVEFIVQAPAAGQDALLVTRTVDTGPGGENDTNRALAKIVASADAAEPISRLQSAPQPLLSPAEKWLGAVAPVRVRHLYFSEKLTDPNDPASAVEFYLTEEGKTPKMFEMNAPPDLVAQQGTVEDWIIENRSAELHAFHIHQLHFLLLEYMGRQVNENFLRDTVNVPYYGGRLLTYPSIRIRVDFRDPNTVGIFPYHCHLLEHEDKGMMGTILVEPAQGDQKMSAEGQHKALPESRTAQ encoded by the coding sequence ATGAGGTTGTGTGCCGCGAATCCAGCTTTTCGACCTGCCTATAAACGTATCAACGGTATCCTGATTACGCTTTGTGCCGTGTTTCTTGTCTTGTGTCCTTTTCGGGTGCACGGGGAAGTCTGTGCGCGTCCGCAGGCCGGAAGCGTTGTTACCGAGCCGCCTGACCTGCGCAGCAAAAACGGGATACTTGAAATCAACATGACTGCGGAAAATGTCAAGGAAAGCGATGGCCGCACACGCTACTGCTTTGTCGACGATCAGGGCCGCGAGTCCCCCAGTCTGCGGGTGAATCCGGGCGATCGGATCATCATTCATCTGAAAAATGCGATGACGGAGATGCCCCACGCGGCCGCTGTGGCGCAGCATGCTCATTCCCATGCGGCAGGTGGCGAGTGCGCGAGTGGCGCAATGACGCTGGTATCAACAAACCTGCACTTCCACGGGTTGACGATTCCGCCTACGTGCCATCAGGACGATGTGCTGAAGACGTCACTCGAGCCGGGGGACACGTTCGACTACAGTTTCCGCATCCCGGATGACGAGGCTCCGGGCCTCTACTGGTATCACCCGCATATTCATGGGTTCGGCAAACCGCAACTGCTGGGAGGCGCGTCGGGAGCGCTGATTGTCGAGGGCATTGAGCGCGCGAAGAAGGAAGTTGCAGGGCTGCCGGAGCGCGTGCTGATCATTCGCGACCAGGACCTTGTGAACCCCAACTCCCCGCCGTCGAAATCGGAGCCTGTTGTGCCGAAGTTCATGATCGACAAGGATGGAGATTCGGCAAACAACGGGACGGGATTCGGCAAGCCGGCGAAGGACCTTTCGATCAACTACGTGCCCGTGCCATATCCGGACTACCCGCCGGCAACGATCCAGATCAAGCCGGGTGAAAAGCAACTGTGGCGGTTACTGAATGCTTCCGCGATTACGTATTTAAACATCCAGATGCTGTTCGGCCATACGCCGCAGCAACTGGGGCTGGTCGCGATGGATGGCGTGCCGATCGGGCTTGGGACAGGGAATCAGGATGCGCTCGACGCGGTGAACTGGCAGACGCATCTAGGTATTCCACCGGGCTCGCGGGTGGAGTTTATTGTGCAGGCTCCGGCGGCGGGGCAGGATGCGCTGCTGGTGACGAGAACGGTAGATACCGGGCCGGGCGGCGAGAATGACACGAACCGCGCCCTGGCGAAGATCGTGGCTTCGGCGGATGCGGCTGAGCCAATTTCGAGATTGCAGAGCGCGCCGCAGCCGCTGCTTTCGCCTGCGGAGAAGTGGCTGGGCGCTGTGGCTCCGGTGCGAGTGCGGCACTTGTATTTTTCGGAGAAGCTCACGGATCCGAATGATCCTGCGAGCGCGGTCGAGTTTTATCTGACCGAAGAGGGCAAAACTCCGAAGATGTTCGAGATGAATGCGCCTCCGGACCTGGTGGCGCAGCAGGGGACAGTCGAGGACTGGATTATCGAGAATCGGAGTGCAGAGCTGCATGCCTTTCACATACACCAATTGCATTTTCTGCTGCTGGAATACATGGGGCGGCAGGTGAATGAAAACTTCCTTAGGGATACGGTGAATGTGCCGTATTACGGTGGCCGCTTGCTCACGTATCCGAGTATTCGCATACGGGTGGATTTTCGCGATCCGAATACGGTAGGGATATTTCCCTATCACTGCCATCTGCTGGAGCACGAGGACAAGGGCATGATGGGGACCATCCTGGTCGAGCCTGCGCAGGGGGACCAAAAGATGTCGGCAGAGGGACAGCACAAAGCACTACCCGAGTCACGTACTGCTCAGTAG
- a CDS encoding nuclear transport factor 2 family protein, translating into MSLSGPAKVSALGDQNLTNEEVVRNWYAAWKKKDWGPVDSLLADNFTFTSAAGDDHINKSTFKARCWETQIDFIGHFDLERITTGADDAFVKYLCHTKDGKSFRNVEYLRIKNGELQSIECYFGAQSSFPSAVSAGQK; encoded by the coding sequence GTGAGCCTGTCGGGACCGGCAAAAGTTAGCGCATTGGGAGACCAGAACTTAACGAACGAGGAGGTAGTTCGGAATTGGTACGCAGCCTGGAAGAAAAAAGACTGGGGCCCAGTAGATAGCTTGCTCGCCGACAACTTCACCTTTACAAGCGCGGCCGGCGACGACCACATCAACAAGAGCACTTTCAAAGCGCGATGCTGGGAAACACAGATCGATTTCATTGGACATTTTGACCTGGAGCGAATCACCACTGGCGCGGACGATGCTTTTGTGAAGTATCTTTGCCACACCAAGGACGGTAAGTCGTTTCGGAACGTGGAGTATCTCCGAATCAAGAACGGAGAGTTGCAATCCATTGAGTGTTATTTCGGCGCGCAATCGAGCTTTCCGTCAGCAGTGAGCGCTGGGCAGAAGTAA
- a CDS encoding permease yields MLAAIGHALMMSFAMTWEILWALILGFGLSAIIQAVVSKEEMSRLLPDDSARTVTVACGLGAASSSCSYAAVALARSMFRRGANFTAAMAFQFASTNLVVELGILLALLMGWQFTLAEFTGGPLMIAIMVLLFKAFLTPRIVEAARQQADKGIQGHMEGHAAMDMSIHEGTIWQRMFSSKGRTAISHFFVMDWVMIWIDLGGGLLIAGALAAWVPQHFWQAFFLQGHPILSKLWGPLVGPIVAIVSFVCSIGNVPLAAVLWNGGISFGGVIAFIFADLIVLPILDIYRKYYGLKIGAFLLAIFYAAMSAAALVVEFVFQILHLIPQERKAQIVEGTIRWNYTTILNIVFLALASVLVIRFFRTGGPAMMRMMSGPGHHGEHHA; encoded by the coding sequence ATGCTCGCGGCAATCGGTCACGCTCTGATGATGTCGTTCGCAATGACCTGGGAGATTCTTTGGGCACTGATTCTCGGTTTCGGGCTCTCCGCAATCATCCAGGCTGTCGTGTCCAAAGAAGAGATGAGCCGATTGCTGCCCGACGACTCGGCTCGTACCGTAACTGTGGCGTGCGGCTTGGGGGCAGCATCATCTTCCTGTTCCTACGCCGCCGTCGCGCTCGCACGCTCCATGTTCCGCAGAGGAGCGAACTTCACGGCTGCAATGGCCTTTCAGTTCGCTTCCACCAATCTCGTTGTCGAACTCGGTATCCTGCTGGCCTTGCTCATGGGCTGGCAATTCACGCTGGCCGAGTTTACAGGCGGACCGCTCATGATCGCGATCATGGTCCTCTTGTTCAAGGCATTCCTGACGCCCAGGATTGTCGAAGCCGCGCGGCAGCAAGCTGACAAAGGCATCCAGGGACACATGGAAGGACATGCGGCTATGGACATGTCTATTCACGAAGGAACCATCTGGCAAAGGATGTTTTCGAGCAAAGGGAGGACTGCGATCAGCCACTTCTTCGTCATGGACTGGGTGATGATCTGGATCGATCTTGGCGGAGGACTACTCATTGCCGGAGCGCTTGCAGCCTGGGTGCCGCAGCACTTCTGGCAGGCATTCTTTCTACAGGGACACCCGATTCTGTCGAAGCTTTGGGGTCCCCTTGTTGGCCCGATAGTGGCCATCGTGTCATTCGTCTGCTCCATCGGAAATGTGCCTTTGGCCGCGGTGCTGTGGAATGGAGGCATAAGCTTCGGCGGCGTGATCGCGTTCATATTCGCCGATCTCATCGTTCTTCCCATTCTCGACATCTATCGCAAATACTATGGACTGAAAATCGGCGCATTTCTGCTGGCTATCTTCTACGCCGCAATGTCAGCAGCGGCGCTTGTGGTGGAATTTGTTTTTCAGATATTGCATCTGATCCCCCAAGAACGAAAGGCTCAAATTGTCGAGGGGACCATTCGCTGGAACTACACAACCATTCTCAACATAGTCTTTCTGGCGCTTGCGTCGGTTCTGGTGATCCGCTTCTTCCGCACGGGAGGGCCTGCGATGATGCGCATGATGAGCGGTCCGGGTCATCACGGAGAGCATCATGCCTAA
- a CDS encoding TetR/AcrR family transcriptional regulator, with translation MLADREKKRRTRDPERTRERLLQAAFREVHRSGFQSASIDAILAAAKVTKGALYYHFDSKETLGYAVIEEKVAKLTHDRWLRPMRSEGESIDILIGVVRRIPDRTQDVRAGCPLLLLAQEMSPLDEQFRKRLERIFLDWQQGVATLLRKGQSQGTVRRDLNPGEAASFLVAMVEGYATLAKNAQDAKVWKAGIRNIVGWLRSLRAGQPQTRLKRRTNYEKGRSVAQESAHNGSLRAGGRREPVGTGKS, from the coding sequence ATGTTAGCTGATCGCGAGAAGAAGCGAAGGACCCGTGATCCGGAGCGAACACGGGAACGCCTGCTGCAGGCTGCTTTTCGTGAGGTCCACAGATCAGGCTTCCAGAGTGCCAGCATCGATGCAATTCTCGCCGCCGCCAAGGTCACCAAGGGAGCGCTCTATTACCACTTCGACAGCAAGGAAACCCTGGGATATGCCGTCATCGAAGAGAAGGTCGCAAAACTTACGCACGACAGGTGGTTGCGTCCTATGCGTAGCGAGGGAGAATCCATCGACATTTTGATCGGCGTTGTCCGGCGGATACCAGATCGGACCCAAGATGTTCGCGCCGGTTGTCCGCTGCTCCTTTTGGCACAGGAGATGTCTCCGTTGGACGAGCAATTCCGCAAGCGACTGGAGAGGATATTCCTTGACTGGCAGCAAGGTGTTGCAACGCTTTTGCGGAAAGGGCAGTCCCAAGGAACAGTTCGCCGTGACCTGAATCCAGGCGAGGCTGCCAGCTTTCTGGTGGCGATGGTCGAGGGCTACGCCACATTAGCGAAGAATGCTCAAGATGCGAAGGTGTGGAAAGCGGGGATCAGAAATATCGTGGGCTGGCTGCGGTCCCTGCGCGCCGGGCAACCGCAAACGAGGTTGAAAAGGAGAACGAACTATGAAAAGGGTCGCAGTGTCGCGCAGGAATCTGCTCACAACGGGAGCCTGCGCGCTGGTGGGCGCCGTGAGCCTGTCGGGACCGGCAAAAGTTAG
- a CDS encoding TolC family protein translates to MNRHRAIARYFERWGHPMKSLSTLTITLVLAVASPVLAQEAAVSSPTPLTQLLAEAEASNPQISASDHEARAARQMAPQVTTLPDPKLTYQQFSVGSPKPFAGYTNSDFAYIGIGASQELPYPGKLRLRGQVADRDANTKEAEIDVIEVGIADAVKADYLQLAYLQQTLGILHQNEAVLDQLIQDATAHYQVGQGMQQDILEAQVNRTKIVREITMHHQQMGQLQAHLKGLLNRDQTSPDIVTEDLNETPLKLRSDELLALIKNNNPQIQVDASAIQKQDAQVASAKREGKPDFEVGYMYQNTDRKYRDYYEFTFNVRFPRKKRVNAEIAEAQEELIASRQTLDAHLAQQLSQVQQDYVQATRDEDLLKEYREGLVPQSDAAYQATLSAYASSKEQFTHVLLYFTDLLNLKLEYAQTLLDHETALAHLESLTGATLR, encoded by the coding sequence ATGAATCGGCACCGTGCAATTGCGCGCTACTTTGAACGTTGGGGCCATCCGATGAAGTCTCTCTCTACGCTGACGATCACGCTCGTGCTGGCAGTTGCCTCGCCTGTTTTGGCACAGGAGGCGGCAGTAAGTTCGCCAACACCTCTTACTCAGCTCTTGGCCGAAGCTGAGGCAAGCAATCCGCAGATTTCAGCTTCCGATCATGAGGCGCGAGCCGCGCGGCAGATGGCGCCGCAGGTGACCACGTTGCCTGATCCGAAACTCACCTACCAGCAGTTCAGTGTCGGCAGCCCGAAACCTTTTGCCGGATATACCAACAGCGACTTTGCGTACATCGGCATCGGCGCTTCGCAGGAACTACCCTATCCGGGAAAACTCAGGCTGCGTGGACAGGTCGCTGATCGCGACGCTAACACAAAAGAGGCTGAAATCGATGTGATCGAAGTCGGCATCGCCGATGCGGTGAAGGCCGACTACCTTCAGCTTGCTTATCTGCAACAGACCCTTGGCATCCTGCACCAGAACGAGGCCGTTCTCGACCAACTTATTCAGGATGCGACTGCCCATTATCAAGTTGGCCAGGGAATGCAGCAGGACATACTCGAAGCGCAGGTGAACCGCACGAAGATTGTGCGCGAGATCACCATGCACCATCAGCAGATGGGGCAGCTACAGGCGCATCTCAAGGGGCTGTTGAACCGCGATCAGACATCACCTGACATCGTTACTGAAGATCTGAACGAAACTCCGCTGAAACTCCGCTCTGATGAACTGCTGGCACTGATCAAGAACAACAATCCTCAGATTCAAGTGGATGCGAGTGCTATTCAGAAGCAAGATGCGCAAGTCGCATCCGCGAAGCGTGAGGGCAAGCCCGACTTTGAGGTCGGCTACATGTACCAGAACACCGACCGCAAGTATCGGGACTATTACGAATTCACCTTTAATGTTCGCTTTCCGCGCAAGAAGCGCGTCAACGCGGAGATCGCGGAAGCGCAGGAAGAACTTATCGCGTCGCGGCAGACGCTCGATGCGCATTTGGCGCAGCAGCTCTCCCAGGTTCAGCAGGACTATGTGCAGGCGACGCGGGATGAAGACCTTTTGAAAGAGTATCGCGAAGGCCTGGTTCCCCAGTCCGATGCGGCGTATCAAGCCACTCTCAGCGCCTACGCATCGAGTAAAGAACAGTTCACGCATGTGCTCTTGTACTTCACTGATCTCCTCAACCTGAAGCTCGAATATGCGCAGACGCTTCTCGATCATGAGACTGCGCTGGCCCACCTCGAATCTCTGACAGGAGCGACACTGCGATGA